The bacterium sequence GGATTCCCAGACGCGGACCTCGCGCACCCGGACCGGCGGGTCGGCGCCCTTCAAACTCGACTCCAGCTCCCCCGCCAGGTAACGCGCCAGATTCTCGCTGGTGGGGTTGAGCCGATCGAAGGGCTCCAGCTCGTTCAGGAATCGGTGATCGAGCCGGTCGCAAATTTTCCCCAGGTGCTCCCGGAGCACCCTGAAGTCTATGGCAAGCCCCTGGGCGTCGAGCTCAAGCGCGGAAACGGTCACCTCGACCCGCCAGTTGTGGCCGTGGAGGCGCTCGCAGGGACCGCCGTAGCCCCGCAGCGCGTGGGCCGAGGAGAAGCTGCCGGTAACGGTCAAGAGGTACATGGGCCGCCTTTCCGAACGAGGACCGACGACGCCCCGGCGTTTAAAGCGGTGCGAATGCAGGCCAGGGCCGACTCCGGGGCCGGGGCGGTCCAGAGCTCCACGGACACGCCG is a genomic window containing:
- the queD gene encoding 6-carboxytetrahydropterin synthase QueD; protein product: MYLLTVTGSFSSAHALRGYGGPCERLHGHNWRVEVTVSALELDAQGLAIDFRVLREHLGKICDRLDHRFLNELEPFDRLNPTSENLARYLAGELESSLKGADPPVRVREVRVWES